The Rhodopirellula islandica genome includes a region encoding these proteins:
- a CDS encoding GxxExxY protein encodes MEFDELSHRVIGCAIEVHRELGPGLLESAYEQCLAHELRKSSIQFQLQHPQPVRYKDVALDCGYRIDLLVEGSIILELKSVEKLKGIHEAQLLTYMKLAGIRTGLLINFNVTRLKDGLRRFVL; translated from the coding sequence ATGGAATTCGATGAACTGTCTCACCGAGTGATTGGGTGCGCGATTGAAGTGCATCGCGAATTGGGGCCTGGGTTGCTGGAGTCTGCCTATGAGCAATGCCTTGCCCATGAGCTCCGTAAGAGCTCCATTCAGTTTCAGCTCCAGCACCCGCAGCCTGTTCGCTACAAAGACGTGGCGTTGGATTGTGGCTATCGGATCGATTTGTTGGTGGAGGGCTCCATCATTCTCGAACTGAAGAGTGTCGAGAAATTGAAGGGAATTCACGAGGCACAATTGCTGACTTACATGAAGTTGGCGGGAATCCGGACGGGGCTTTTGATCAACTTCAATGTGACACGGCTCAAGGACGGGCTTCGTCGTTTTGTGCTTTGA
- a CDS encoding efflux RND transporter periplasmic adaptor subunit — protein MPLAIPPRLSPPLATVAVLCFLTGCSDANRVAKKTQPQPATPVKTVAVTPTEVTRTSVQPATVHAYYRAELRSQASGYVESFTADIGEYVEAGTVLATISVPEKHQQRRVIEARIGRLEAQEKQAAAGVRLAEASKRSAQAKLAQAKSEGAAVEASLAAANAEFNRTEDLVNRGSLQNRMLDEARMKRDSESARKQAVESAVASAQADVEVASARVESAQADLETAQAETEVTRRERDELDVWIDYAEIKAPFSGIVTERNIEPGDLVRAASEVGLGKPLFVLCQIDRVRVQIPVPEKDAPLVDPGDEVRLTFPSFASEPPLTAQVTRRSGSLDAQSRTMMVEVEIDNTDGKLIPGMFGQASIELTTQTAANLLPAQAIRFDESGNAFVYVVASDDTISIQEISTGVDDGNFIEVLSGVEPGQSVVDAHLSRFIDGQKVAVVGATH, from the coding sequence ATGCCTCTCGCAATCCCGCCTCGACTCTCTCCTCCACTCGCGACAGTTGCGGTGCTGTGCTTTCTGACCGGTTGTTCCGACGCGAATCGCGTGGCCAAGAAAACTCAGCCGCAGCCGGCCACCCCGGTCAAAACGGTGGCCGTCACGCCCACCGAGGTCACACGGACCAGCGTTCAGCCCGCGACGGTTCACGCCTACTACCGAGCCGAACTCCGCTCGCAAGCGTCGGGCTATGTCGAATCGTTCACTGCGGACATCGGCGAATACGTCGAAGCAGGCACCGTCCTGGCCACCATTTCGGTTCCAGAGAAGCACCAACAACGGCGGGTGATCGAAGCCAGGATTGGTCGCTTGGAAGCCCAGGAAAAACAAGCTGCCGCAGGAGTCCGATTGGCAGAGGCGTCCAAACGCTCCGCACAAGCCAAGCTGGCTCAAGCCAAGTCGGAAGGCGCCGCCGTGGAAGCTTCCCTGGCCGCAGCCAACGCGGAATTCAATCGAACGGAAGACCTGGTCAATCGAGGCTCCTTGCAAAACCGGATGCTGGACGAGGCCCGGATGAAACGCGACAGCGAGTCGGCTCGCAAACAGGCGGTGGAGTCAGCCGTTGCCTCAGCACAAGCGGACGTCGAAGTCGCGTCCGCCAGGGTCGAGTCAGCACAAGCGGATCTCGAGACGGCACAAGCGGAAACCGAAGTCACGCGGCGAGAACGGGATGAACTGGATGTCTGGATCGACTACGCCGAGATCAAGGCTCCGTTCTCGGGCATCGTCACGGAACGAAATATCGAACCAGGTGACTTGGTCCGCGCCGCCAGCGAAGTCGGACTTGGCAAGCCCCTGTTTGTTCTCTGTCAGATCGACCGAGTCCGCGTGCAAATCCCCGTCCCCGAAAAGGATGCTCCCCTGGTGGATCCAGGCGACGAAGTCCGTCTCACGTTTCCATCCTTCGCATCCGAACCTCCCCTGACCGCGCAGGTCACCCGGCGCAGCGGAAGTCTCGATGCCCAATCACGAACCATGATGGTGGAAGTCGAAATCGACAACACGGATGGCAAGCTGATCCCCGGGATGTTCGGACAAGCCTCGATCGAACTGACCACGCAGACCGCCGCCAACCTGCTGCCCGCCCAAGCGATTCGCTTCGACGAATCTGGCAACGCCTTTGTGTACGTGGTCGCCAGCGACGACACGATTTCGATCCAAGAAATCTCGACCGGAGTGGACGACGGCAACTTCATCGAGGTCCTCTCCGGTGTCGAGCCAGGCCAATCGGTCGTGGACGCTCACCTGAGCCGCTTCATCGACGGGCAAAAAGTCGCCGTCGTGGGGGCCACTCACTGA
- a CDS encoding CerR family C-terminal domain-containing protein, translating to MTESPAPATIDPTQRLLAAAGPVFAERGFDRATVREIANVADVNVAAVSYYFGDKMGLYRAVITAIREKRERAYPTPEVGKQTPQQDLERLIRTLLSRMLAADETGWEAMLMMREMQTPTPAFEGMIHGYFQPLYEALCKTIESLLPPLDSKSAWQTSALVPQMALGVVGQCLHYRIGRPVMAHLISPKLIQTHYGLDSLCNQITASTLAACGDLTVIDQYKLLFPSPLNEPHDVSCQQ from the coding sequence ATGACTGAATCCCCCGCTCCCGCAACGATCGACCCGACCCAACGTTTGCTGGCGGCCGCTGGCCCCGTCTTTGCCGAGCGAGGTTTCGATCGCGCGACGGTCCGAGAGATTGCCAACGTCGCTGATGTCAATGTGGCCGCGGTCAGCTATTACTTCGGTGACAAGATGGGCCTGTACCGCGCTGTCATCACCGCCATCCGGGAGAAACGCGAGCGTGCCTACCCGACGCCTGAAGTTGGCAAACAGACCCCACAACAGGATCTGGAACGGCTGATCCGCACCCTGCTCTCACGCATGCTCGCCGCCGACGAAACCGGTTGGGAAGCGATGTTGATGATGCGCGAGATGCAGACCCCAACGCCCGCCTTCGAAGGCATGATCCACGGGTATTTCCAACCGCTCTACGAAGCGCTTTGCAAAACCATCGAGTCCTTGCTGCCACCGCTTGATTCAAAGTCCGCGTGGCAAACCAGCGCCCTGGTGCCCCAGATGGCTCTCGGCGTGGTCGGTCAATGCCTTCACTACCGGATCGGGCGCCCCGTGATGGCACATTTGATCTCACCCAAATTGATTCAAACCCACTACGGGTTGGATTCATTGTGCAATCAGATCACCGCGTCCACGCTGGCAGCGTGTGGCGATCTAACTGTGATCGATCAATACAAGCTTCTCTTCCCATCGCCGCTCAACGAGCCTCACGATGTCTCTTGTCAACAATAA
- a CDS encoding HlyD family secretion protein, with protein sequence MSLVNNNESTPTMTDEETSAEAKTSLDSTSSVPAKTDPPRSPYESGIEVDSTRRDDNVVQLVDSSNTMQWVLFNIGAPLLLLAVAGGLVYALGSVQPSTRPPADNTLAGRLQALPAVDVVPIQSLADSGQILHLNTDGTVVPFREVILATEVAGRIVEKSPQCEAGQYVTAGTVLMRIDPTDYELTVRRLEQTQQSEYEAINEVDQELINAARLLEIANADIELQSREAKRLDSLPEDFAARRDVDAARRGVLQAEQQKVTVQNQIDLLKKRRTRLELAEQLAATQLKQASIDLQRTEIRAPIDGVIASEQAELNTFVSRGNPVVTMEDTSKVEVATSLRTDQLYWVLNQKTTQSPMEELNAPANGAHRGYKLPPTEVKVQYQLSGRDDVTYVWDGQLTGYDGIGLDEQTRTVPVRVVVDQPQMFEIQRRIDDESLAPTTSENVVSTGPTALVRGMFVRLQLQLHPAVPLVILPSEALKPGNRVWEFIPDDSVLDLPALDEKTADAEGPNSEQTAETVADSETNLADNVAKQGDDESDAPQADSELAFVAENWSAGRLVIRHDVRPIDLLTAVGGSSDQWICEVPNQSVTGNSFVVVSPLGSIEADTFPVRAPKRNLTPPIDAKSDASLTAAITDL encoded by the coding sequence ATGTCTCTTGTCAACAATAACGAGTCGACGCCCACGATGACCGACGAAGAAACTTCCGCTGAGGCCAAAACCTCACTGGATTCGACATCGTCCGTGCCGGCGAAAACGGATCCGCCACGCTCGCCGTACGAATCCGGGATCGAAGTCGACTCGACTCGCCGGGACGACAACGTTGTCCAGCTCGTCGATTCGTCCAACACGATGCAGTGGGTGCTGTTCAACATCGGTGCGCCGCTGTTGCTGCTCGCCGTGGCCGGTGGCTTGGTCTACGCACTCGGGTCGGTCCAACCCTCGACCCGTCCGCCTGCCGACAACACACTCGCCGGACGACTCCAAGCCTTGCCGGCCGTGGATGTGGTTCCGATTCAGTCGCTCGCAGACAGCGGCCAGATCCTGCACCTGAACACCGACGGCACCGTCGTCCCGTTTCGCGAAGTCATTCTGGCAACTGAAGTCGCCGGCCGCATTGTCGAAAAGTCGCCGCAATGCGAAGCCGGCCAATACGTCACCGCTGGCACCGTGCTGATGCGGATTGATCCGACCGATTACGAACTCACCGTGCGTCGCTTGGAACAAACTCAGCAATCCGAATATGAAGCGATCAACGAAGTCGACCAGGAACTGATCAACGCGGCTCGTTTGTTGGAAATTGCCAACGCAGACATCGAGCTCCAAAGCCGCGAAGCCAAACGCCTGGATTCATTGCCAGAAGACTTTGCCGCCCGCCGCGACGTCGACGCGGCACGCCGAGGCGTCTTGCAAGCCGAACAGCAAAAGGTGACGGTCCAAAACCAAATTGATTTGCTGAAGAAACGACGCACCCGATTGGAACTGGCCGAACAGCTTGCTGCCACGCAACTCAAACAAGCCAGCATCGATCTGCAACGGACTGAAATCCGAGCCCCGATCGACGGGGTCATCGCCAGCGAACAAGCCGAACTGAACACATTCGTTTCCCGCGGCAATCCCGTCGTCACGATGGAAGACACTTCCAAGGTTGAAGTGGCCACCAGTCTGCGAACCGACCAACTGTACTGGGTGCTGAATCAGAAAACGACGCAATCCCCCATGGAAGAATTGAACGCACCCGCCAACGGCGCTCACCGCGGTTACAAGTTGCCGCCCACGGAAGTGAAGGTGCAATACCAACTGTCCGGCCGCGACGATGTGACGTACGTCTGGGATGGCCAGTTGACCGGCTATGACGGCATTGGGCTGGACGAACAAACTCGGACCGTCCCCGTTCGAGTGGTTGTCGACCAACCTCAGATGTTTGAAATCCAACGCCGAATTGACGATGAGTCGCTCGCCCCGACCACTTCCGAAAACGTCGTTTCGACCGGCCCCACCGCGCTCGTGCGTGGCATGTTCGTGCGTTTGCAATTGCAACTGCACCCCGCTGTGCCACTTGTCATCCTGCCGTCCGAAGCCCTCAAGCCGGGCAATCGGGTTTGGGAATTCATCCCCGACGATTCCGTTCTGGACCTTCCGGCACTCGACGAAAAAACCGCTGACGCCGAGGGTCCAAACTCGGAACAGACGGCCGAAACCGTCGCCGATTCAGAAACGAATCTCGCGGACAACGTCGCCAAGCAGGGCGACGACGAATCAGACGCACCACAGGCCGATTCGGAACTTGCCTTCGTGGCTGAAAATTGGTCCGCGGGACGCTTGGTGATTCGCCATGACGTTCGCCCCATCGATTTGTTGACGGCGGTCGGTGGAAGCTCCGATCAGTGGATCTGCGAAGTGCCGAACCAATCGGTCACCGGCAACAGCTTTGTGGTTGTCTCACCACTGGGCAGCATCGAAGCGGACACGTTCCCAGTTCGCGCCCCCAAGCGAAATCTGACGCCACCAATCGATGCAAAATCGGACGCGTCTCTGACCGCAGCAATCACCGATCTTTGA
- a CDS encoding TolC family protein yields the protein MSRSFLYTLIALSSTVPAIGCVGHMNQESVQSSPLPAAITGSSATVVSGVEAATEETTLAKSEIRPVAHRDFGEPAADQASTTDSVLTIDGKRYRLQPLVEESVARSSDHSLAAYESAPLLEVPESGLVGLTPEPVVLDSMGQTSGVAMVSPQTVQMNLPTALAMIDSQHPAVGLAQWRTREAYAALDQAKVLWLPSIQAGFSFHRHDGNYQSSNGDIVDVNRNSFQYGLGAGATGAGTTNTRPGLVAQFHMADAIFQPKVAEKTAWARGHAAAGVLNQQLLRAATAYTELLEAYQDARVLEESRERVRQLARITSDFAEAGQGMQADADRMQTELRLIDSRLVGGQERVAVASARLAQAISMHSGETLLPMDVTVVPLELMAAGTDKASLISTGLASRPELKESQSLVAAACEAYKREQYAPFVPSVLLGYSTGGFGGGLGNDLSDVDGRYDFDAVVTWEIRNFGLGERAARNRTSARVQQARYEKLRVMDQVAAEISESASQVEFRRQQMDLTQQAIATAERSYQSNSERIQDGEGLPIEVLQAVQALESARRAYLQAVTAHNQAQFRLQWALGWPVGDDQTLVTH from the coding sequence ATGTCCCGTTCGTTCCTATACACGCTGATCGCCCTTTCGAGCACCGTTCCAGCGATCGGGTGTGTGGGGCACATGAACCAGGAATCGGTGCAGAGTTCCCCTCTGCCAGCGGCAATCACCGGGAGTTCCGCCACGGTGGTTTCCGGTGTTGAAGCGGCCACGGAAGAAACCACGCTTGCCAAATCGGAGATTCGCCCGGTGGCCCATCGTGATTTCGGTGAGCCCGCCGCCGATCAAGCTTCGACGACCGACTCGGTTCTGACGATCGACGGCAAACGATACCGGTTGCAACCTCTCGTGGAAGAATCCGTCGCCCGCAGCAGCGATCATTCGTTGGCCGCCTATGAAAGTGCACCTCTGTTGGAGGTGCCCGAAAGCGGTTTGGTGGGGCTGACTCCAGAACCGGTGGTCCTTGATTCGATGGGACAAACATCCGGTGTGGCGATGGTCTCGCCGCAAACCGTTCAGATGAACCTTCCAACGGCGCTCGCGATGATCGACTCCCAGCACCCCGCGGTCGGCTTGGCACAGTGGCGAACCCGTGAAGCGTATGCAGCGCTCGATCAGGCCAAGGTACTGTGGTTGCCCTCCATTCAAGCCGGGTTCAGCTTTCATCGCCACGATGGCAATTACCAATCCAGCAACGGTGACATCGTGGACGTCAACCGGAATTCGTTTCAGTACGGGTTGGGAGCGGGTGCCACCGGTGCGGGAACCACCAACACGCGACCAGGGCTGGTGGCTCAATTTCACATGGCGGATGCAATCTTCCAGCCCAAGGTCGCAGAGAAAACGGCCTGGGCACGTGGGCACGCCGCCGCGGGTGTTTTGAATCAGCAACTGTTGCGGGCTGCGACCGCTTACACAGAATTGCTGGAGGCGTACCAGGACGCTCGCGTGTTGGAAGAGTCTCGGGAACGGGTGAGGCAACTTGCACGAATCACATCTGATTTCGCCGAAGCGGGGCAAGGGATGCAAGCGGATGCGGATCGCATGCAAACGGAACTCCGATTGATCGACAGCCGATTGGTGGGCGGGCAGGAACGCGTCGCGGTTGCGTCCGCACGCCTTGCCCAAGCCATCAGCATGCACTCGGGCGAGACGCTTCTACCCATGGATGTCACCGTGGTGCCATTGGAGTTGATGGCCGCCGGAACTGACAAAGCCTCGCTGATCAGCACCGGTTTGGCTTCGCGGCCGGAACTGAAAGAGTCGCAGTCGTTGGTCGCCGCCGCCTGTGAAGCCTACAAACGCGAACAGTACGCTCCGTTTGTTCCAAGTGTTTTGCTGGGGTACAGCACTGGCGGTTTTGGAGGAGGCTTGGGCAACGACCTGAGTGACGTGGACGGTCGCTATGACTTTGACGCCGTGGTGACTTGGGAAATTCGAAACTTTGGACTCGGTGAACGAGCGGCTCGCAATCGGACGTCCGCGCGGGTTCAGCAAGCCAGGTATGAGAAGCTTCGTGTGATGGACCAGGTCGCTGCGGAAATCTCCGAATCGGCAAGTCAGGTCGAATTCCGTCGCCAGCAAATGGATTTGACGCAGCAGGCGATCGCCACCGCCGAACGATCCTATCAATCCAATTCGGAACGAATCCAAGATGGCGAGGGTTTGCCGATTGAAGTGCTGCAAGCGGTCCAGGCATTGGAATCTGCACGCCGTGCTTACCTGCAAGCAGTCACCGCTCACAACCAAGCCCAATTCCGTTTGCAGTGGGCATTGGGTTGGCCCGTAGGTGACGACCAGACCTTGGTGACTCACTGA
- a CDS encoding efflux RND transporter permease subunit — MKRVLAWAIENAPGMNVIMLALMIVGASAFVGMRREVFPEFELEVVMISVPYPGATPQDAEEAICQKIEEAIRSIDGIKKVTSIAMEGRGYVLAELQSDIQDVQKVMSEIDREVNRIPSFPDLAEDPEIEQITFRDTAIRLGIIGPDDRSRRGELKLREVAESVRDELLMLPSVTVAELMGTRNYQIDVEIPEATLRSYGLTLDQVASEIRQHNVELPGGQLKSSGQEILLRAKNKGRVGPEIERIPLITRQDGVVLTVGDLGSVRDEFEDVTAVAEINGEPAMVINVQRTKSEDLLNLVDNVRGYVARTEPPPGYRFVLWGDTSTDVRDRMALLLRNGVQGLGLVFLVLALFLEVRLAFWVALGIPISIMGAGAALSWGDQTLNMLSLFSFLIALGIVVDDAIVIGENIYAHRQMGKSLHDAAVDGATEVLPSVAASITTTVIAFAPMFFVSGVMGKFMAVIPFAVIAMLLVSLWESTFVLPCHLAHSHSGFFRVATIVTYPLRPFMLLLFWFNSKASTAMEWFAEKVYVPTLHFCLLNPVLPIAVAIALFVGTIGMIRGGVVTTVLFPKSDNNYLQASVVFPNGTPATATEVATQRMERALQKVSQEIALERAAKTKEPLESLYPLPEGDYVGPVRFAYREVGSISNTAGPMGGQGSSGSNAGQIFAELHGTEIRDIHSDQLIARWRREVGEIAGVERITYGSIGTGPAGTPIEFKLLASSEHVDELLAATEVMKQKVGTFAGVFDISDDNTPGKWEFQFRVKDSALATGVTPTDLGQTVRNTYFGAEVMRLQRGRHEVKLMVRYPPEERTSLVNFREIRVGGADGMQRPISELAEINLQRGFSEINRVDQQRSITISADLDETTANADLIIASLQEQMDDFKAQFPNVSLRWEGQQEQSRESVGSLMVGFAIAILCMFVLLVLQFRSYMQPLLILAIIPFGMIGAVWGHALLDLPLTLFSMFGLVALAGVVVNDSIVLIDFINSRVRAGDDPIQALLESGRRRFRPIMLTSMTTIAGLVPLLTERSFQAQLLIPMASSLAFGLMLATALVLLLIPVLYMLYLLTLQSLNIPFVEVEE, encoded by the coding sequence ATGAAACGTGTCCTCGCTTGGGCCATCGAAAACGCGCCCGGCATGAATGTCATCATGCTGGCGTTGATGATTGTGGGTGCTTCCGCATTCGTCGGCATGCGTCGGGAAGTGTTCCCCGAATTCGAACTCGAAGTCGTGATGATTTCGGTGCCATACCCCGGTGCCACCCCACAAGATGCCGAAGAAGCGATCTGTCAAAAGATTGAAGAAGCCATTCGGTCCATCGACGGGATCAAGAAGGTCACCTCCATCGCCATGGAAGGCCGCGGCTATGTCTTGGCGGAACTGCAAAGCGATATTCAAGACGTCCAAAAGGTGATGTCGGAGATCGATCGCGAAGTCAACCGCATCCCAAGTTTCCCTGATCTCGCCGAAGATCCGGAGATCGAACAGATCACGTTCCGCGACACGGCCATCCGCCTAGGAATCATCGGACCTGATGACCGATCCCGGCGTGGGGAACTGAAACTCCGCGAAGTCGCCGAGTCCGTGCGAGACGAATTGTTGATGCTGCCCAGCGTCACGGTCGCCGAATTGATGGGAACACGCAACTATCAAATCGACGTGGAAATCCCCGAGGCAACTCTGCGTTCCTATGGCCTGACGCTGGATCAAGTCGCCTCCGAGATCCGGCAACACAACGTGGAGTTGCCGGGCGGTCAACTCAAATCATCCGGTCAAGAAATCCTGCTGCGTGCCAAGAACAAAGGCCGCGTCGGCCCCGAGATTGAACGCATCCCGCTGATCACTCGCCAAGACGGCGTCGTCCTGACGGTGGGCGATTTGGGCAGCGTTCGCGATGAATTCGAAGACGTCACGGCGGTGGCGGAGATCAACGGCGAACCCGCGATGGTCATCAATGTTCAACGCACCAAATCAGAGGACCTGCTGAACCTCGTCGACAACGTGCGGGGCTACGTCGCCCGCACCGAACCTCCCCCTGGGTATCGATTCGTCCTATGGGGCGACACCTCGACCGACGTCCGTGACCGGATGGCATTGCTGCTTCGCAACGGTGTCCAAGGTCTGGGACTGGTGTTCTTGGTCCTGGCCCTGTTCTTGGAGGTCCGCTTGGCATTCTGGGTGGCTCTCGGAATTCCAATCTCCATCATGGGTGCCGGTGCCGCTCTCTCCTGGGGCGACCAAACACTCAACATGCTCTCCTTGTTTTCGTTCTTGATCGCTCTTGGGATCGTGGTCGATGACGCGATCGTGATCGGCGAAAACATCTACGCCCACCGGCAGATGGGCAAATCGCTGCACGACGCGGCGGTCGACGGGGCCACCGAAGTGTTGCCCAGCGTGGCGGCCTCGATCACCACGACCGTCATCGCCTTCGCCCCCATGTTCTTCGTGTCTGGGGTGATGGGCAAATTCATGGCGGTGATCCCGTTCGCCGTGATTGCGATGCTGCTGGTCTCGCTCTGGGAAAGCACGTTTGTGTTGCCATGTCACTTGGCCCACAGCCATTCAGGCTTCTTCCGAGTCGCGACGATCGTGACCTACCCGCTGCGTCCATTCATGCTGCTGTTGTTCTGGTTCAATTCGAAAGCCAGCACCGCGATGGAATGGTTCGCTGAAAAAGTTTATGTGCCCACGCTCCACTTCTGCTTGCTCAATCCAGTCCTCCCCATCGCCGTCGCCATCGCGTTGTTTGTCGGCACCATCGGCATGATTCGCGGGGGCGTCGTGACGACCGTGTTGTTCCCCAAATCGGACAACAACTACCTGCAAGCCTCCGTCGTCTTCCCCAACGGCACTCCTGCCACCGCAACCGAAGTTGCCACCCAGCGAATGGAACGAGCCCTTCAAAAGGTCAGCCAAGAGATCGCGTTGGAACGCGCCGCCAAAACGAAGGAGCCGCTCGAATCACTGTACCCGCTCCCAGAAGGTGACTATGTCGGCCCGGTCCGTTTCGCCTACCGCGAAGTCGGCTCGATCAGCAACACCGCCGGCCCGATGGGCGGGCAAGGATCCAGCGGCAGCAACGCCGGCCAGATCTTTGCCGAACTCCACGGCACCGAAATCCGTGACATTCACAGCGACCAACTGATCGCTCGTTGGCGACGTGAAGTGGGCGAAATCGCCGGCGTCGAACGAATCACCTACGGCAGCATCGGCACCGGCCCCGCCGGAACCCCCATTGAATTCAAACTGCTCGCCTCCAGTGAACACGTGGACGAGTTGCTGGCCGCAACCGAAGTCATGAAGCAAAAGGTCGGCACCTTCGCTGGTGTTTTCGACATCAGCGATGACAACACGCCCGGCAAGTGGGAATTCCAATTTCGCGTCAAAGACAGCGCCCTGGCAACCGGTGTCACGCCGACGGATCTCGGACAAACTGTTCGCAACACCTACTTCGGCGCCGAAGTCATGCGTCTGCAACGCGGTCGTCACGAAGTGAAGTTGATGGTCCGCTACCCACCGGAAGAACGCACGTCGCTCGTCAACTTCCGAGAGATTCGCGTCGGAGGTGCCGATGGCATGCAACGTCCCATCAGCGAGTTGGCTGAGATCAATTTGCAACGAGGATTTTCTGAGATCAACCGCGTCGATCAACAACGCAGCATCACCATCTCGGCGGACCTCGATGAGACCACCGCCAACGCCGATTTGATCATCGCCAGCCTGCAAGAACAGATGGATGATTTCAAAGCCCAATTCCCGAACGTTTCCCTTCGTTGGGAAGGTCAACAAGAACAAAGCCGGGAATCGGTGGGCAGCCTGATGGTCGGCTTCGCCATCGCGATTCTGTGCATGTTTGTCTTGCTGGTCCTTCAGTTCCGGTCGTACATGCAGCCGCTGTTGATCTTGGCGATCATTCCCTTTGGCATGATCGGTGCCGTCTGGGGACATGCACTTCTCGACCTGCCGCTGACGCTCTTCAGCATGTTTGGGCTGGTTGCTTTGGCGGGTGTCGTCGTCAATGACTCGATCGTTTTGATCGACTTCATCAACTCACGCGTCCGAGCGGGTGACGACCCCATCCAAGCCTTGCTGGAGTCGGGCCGTCGACGTTTCCGACCGATCATGCTGACCAGCATGACCACGATTGCGGGCTTGGTGCCATTGCTGACCGAGCGATCTTTCCAAGCTCAATTGCTGATCCCAATGGCCAGCAGTCTTGCCTTTGGATTGATGCTCGCCACCGCCTTGGTGCTGCTGCTGATCCCCGTCTTGTACATGCTTTATCTCCTCACCCTCCAATCGCTGAACATCCCGTTCGTCGAAGTCGAGGAATAG